The Spirochaeta isovalerica genome includes a window with the following:
- a CDS encoding ABC transporter permease: MLSYTIRRLMILVPMLIIISFFIYGGLELMPGDAVSYMINPEAAAELSPEKLDALRDSLGLNDPFIVRYAIWFKGVLKGDFGYSLSSGVPIRDIVFDRLPATLELSFIALLLSSLFGSLLGFLSAIRKGSIADHSLTVIGMIGVSIPQFFFGLVAILIFALKLHWLPVGGRLMPEYVTYWDRFPHLVMPALVLAATMTAGVMRYSRSSMLDSLNKDYIKTARSKGLPEWRVNLVHGFRVALTPVVVLVGFRLPTLIGGAVVIEQIFQWPGIGNEFITAVRGQNFPLVMMIALFSVTAVLIASFLVDLLTAVLDPRVKLS, from the coding sequence ATGCTCTCTTATACGATTAGAAGACTTATGATTCTGGTTCCCATGTTGATCATCATCAGCTTTTTTATCTACGGAGGACTGGAGTTAATGCCGGGAGACGCTGTCTCCTATATGATTAATCCGGAAGCAGCCGCTGAGCTCTCGCCGGAAAAACTTGACGCCTTAAGGGATTCTCTGGGATTGAACGATCCTTTTATCGTCCGTTACGCCATCTGGTTCAAAGGCGTCCTCAAAGGTGATTTCGGCTACAGCCTTTCAAGCGGCGTCCCTATACGGGACATTGTTTTCGACAGGCTTCCCGCCACTTTGGAACTGTCCTTTATCGCCTTGCTTCTCTCTTCTTTGTTCGGCAGTCTGCTGGGGTTCCTCAGCGCCATCCGAAAAGGGTCCATCGCCGATCACTCCTTGACAGTCATCGGGATGATAGGGGTTTCCATCCCCCAGTTCTTTTTCGGCCTGGTGGCCATTCTCATATTCGCCCTCAAGCTCCACTGGCTTCCCGTCGGGGGAAGGCTTATGCCCGAATATGTCACCTACTGGGACCGTTTCCCCCATCTGGTTATGCCCGCCCTTGTTCTGGCGGCGACAATGACCGCGGGAGTCATGCGCTATTCCCGTTCAAGCATGCTCGATTCGCTCAATAAAGATTATATAAAAACAGCCCGGAGCAAAGGGCTTCCCGAATGGCGGGTCAATCTGGTTCACGGTTTCCGCGTGGCTCTGACCCCCGTTGTCGTTCTGGTCGGTTTCCGGCTTCCCACGCTTATCGGCGGGGCCGTGGTCATCGAGCAGATTTTTCAGTGGCCCGGAATCGGGAATGAATTTATCACGGCCGTCAGAGGACAGAATTTCCCTCTGGTTATGATGATCGCCCTCTTTTCCGTTACGGCTGTTCTCATCGCCAGTTTCCTCGTCGACCTGCTCACGGCAGTGCTCGATCCGAGAGTCAAACTGAGTTAG
- a CDS encoding ABC transporter substrate-binding protein, whose product MGKIRTSLLSILMIFLAFGLWAGGQQASEPASDKQIEGLNSNPLSDYRVRQAIAYAIDMDTIAETLLEGKALVSNSMVPNGPWKADGLNSYSYDPEMAKSLLKEAGWDSSYTLDVVYYYGDQLTVDIMTAVQAYLGGVGIKMDFRKLEGDLGEQLWTNPSDPVNGPSYVKWDMAYAGSAALAMHEYYGKLPTNGPGNSHTPSNPTIDKLVAATKATANIVEQQKAFFALEEYVNEYLPLIPLYYQQLFIYESDRVNRNGGAYGNAQYNYDWGILDWTVEADSNGKHVLYTNTAPVEFFEHPWFNPGLNMANKVLFDRLIVADESLMAKEGQLASSFKVSDDSMEIEFTLEDGAKWHDGSAITADDIKWSIEYALKVPAIHSVFSTTFKSIEGADAYVSGTADSISGIAVNGNKVKVTFATLDPNMLLTFSQFPPLPKKYFENSDPLQFQQNSFWQSPVGSGPFKIKTVEMNDYTVAVPFESYYGGTAKIDEIVMYPSGENDTNVIKNASAGKLDYGFTKSVADVKALEAMENMRVIPVDIPYTRLFYVNKFPKP is encoded by the coding sequence ATGGGTAAAATCAGAACATCATTACTATCTATTCTGATGATTTTTCTGGCATTCGGACTGTGGGCCGGCGGGCAGCAGGCCTCTGAACCGGCATCGGACAAACAGATCGAGGGACTCAACAGCAATCCTCTTTCCGATTACAGAGTGAGACAGGCCATCGCCTATGCCATCGATATGGACACTATCGCCGAGACGCTTCTCGAAGGAAAAGCTCTTGTGTCGAACAGCATGGTTCCCAACGGACCCTGGAAAGCCGACGGCCTCAATTCCTATTCCTATGATCCGGAAATGGCTAAATCTCTTCTCAAAGAAGCGGGTTGGGATTCCTCCTATACTCTCGATGTGGTTTACTACTACGGAGACCAGCTGACAGTCGATATCATGACTGCCGTACAGGCCTATCTCGGCGGCGTGGGGATTAAAATGGATTTCCGAAAACTCGAAGGCGACCTCGGGGAGCAGCTATGGACCAATCCTTCCGATCCTGTCAACGGACCTTCTTACGTGAAGTGGGATATGGCTTATGCCGGTTCCGCTGCTCTGGCCATGCACGAGTATTACGGTAAACTGCCGACTAACGGACCGGGTAACTCCCATACGCCGAGCAATCCTACAATCGACAAACTCGTTGCCGCTACAAAAGCGACAGCCAATATCGTTGAGCAGCAGAAAGCATTCTTCGCTCTTGAAGAATATGTCAATGAATACCTTCCTCTGATTCCCCTATACTACCAGCAGCTCTTTATTTATGAGAGCGACAGAGTTAACAGAAACGGCGGGGCTTACGGAAACGCACAGTACAATTACGACTGGGGCATTCTCGACTGGACAGTTGAAGCCGATTCCAATGGCAAGCATGTGCTTTACACCAATACGGCTCCTGTAGAGTTTTTCGAACATCCCTGGTTCAACCCCGGTCTGAATATGGCTAATAAGGTTCTCTTTGACAGACTGATCGTCGCCGACGAATCGCTCATGGCGAAAGAGGGACAGCTCGCTTCTTCTTTCAAAGTATCTGACGACAGCATGGAAATCGAGTTTACTCTGGAGGACGGAGCCAAATGGCATGACGGGTCAGCCATCACAGCAGATGATATCAAGTGGAGCATCGAGTACGCTCTGAAAGTTCCGGCGATCCACTCTGTGTTCTCTACAACTTTCAAATCCATCGAAGGCGCCGATGCTTATGTAAGCGGAACAGCCGACTCCATCAGCGGAATTGCTGTGAACGGAAATAAAGTGAAAGTGACATTTGCAACACTGGATCCCAATATGCTTCTCACTTTCTCTCAGTTTCCCCCGCTTCCGAAAAAGTACTTTGAAAACTCCGATCCCCTCCAGTTCCAGCAGAACTCCTTCTGGCAGAGCCCTGTGGGAAGCGGACCATTCAAAATAAAAACAGTGGAAATGAACGACTACACGGTTGCGGTTCCCTTCGAATCGTACTACGGCGGAACAGCCAAAATCGATGAAATCGTCATGTACCCCAGCGGCGAGAATGACACAAACGTGATCAAAAACGCTTCCGCCGGAAAACTCGATTACGGTTTTACCAAAAGCGTGGCCGACGTGAAAGCCCTGGAAGCCATGGAAAACATGAGAGTGATTCCCGTGGACATTCCCTATACGAGACTTTTCTACGTGAACAAGTTTCCCAAACCCTGA
- a CDS encoding GntR family transcriptional regulator produces MSKDKNGEKSSYEKMKELVLEGRISPGFRLTEAFLAEKLDMSRIPVREAIQQLVHEGFIERTGKNGYQIKEYNEQDIIDLYNYREALDGMLVRLYTQRVDDSQLYYLEMNVEAMDEHFKNFDQHVFSKIDQEFHRIIARGARNQYMEHQHEIILEKVLYIADMIYRIDEEKHTELLNPETYRKTYDQHCEIFNAIKERDPDKAERAARDSVEKGLKQALQVLSRRH; encoded by the coding sequence ATGAGTAAGGATAAAAACGGGGAGAAATCCTCATACGAGAAAATGAAAGAGTTGGTCCTCGAAGGCCGCATTTCCCCGGGATTCAGACTGACCGAAGCCTTCCTGGCGGAAAAGCTCGATATGTCCCGCATCCCCGTAAGGGAAGCGATCCAACAGCTGGTCCACGAGGGCTTTATAGAGAGAACCGGCAAAAACGGGTACCAGATAAAAGAGTACAACGAACAGGATATTATCGATCTCTACAATTACCGGGAAGCTCTCGACGGCATGCTGGTAAGGCTCTATACCCAGAGGGTCGACGACTCCCAGCTGTACTACCTGGAAATGAATGTGGAGGCCATGGACGAACACTTCAAAAACTTCGATCAGCACGTGTTTTCCAAAATCGACCAGGAATTCCACAGAATCATCGCAAGGGGAGCGCGAAACCAGTATATGGAACACCAGCACGAAATCATTCTGGAAAAAGTGCTCTACATCGCCGATATGATCTACCGGATAGATGAAGAGAAGCACACAGAGCTGCTGAACCCCGAAACATACCGGAAGACCTACGATCAGCATTGCGAAATATTCAACGCCATTAAGGAAAGAGATCCCGACAAAGCGGAAAGGGCCGCAAGGGATTCTGTCGAAAAAGGACTGAAACAGGCGCTGCAGGTTCTTTCGAGAAGACACTAG
- a CDS encoding AGE family epimerase/isomerase, with the protein MDSNTIGELKDFYYTELIEDVVPFWERNSVDHEYGGFMDFLDREGKPLSTDKGGWVQGRAVWIFSTLYKEIEPKKEWLEAAEKGVRFIREHLIRKEDGRVYFEVTREGKPLVMRRYLFSEMFAAIGLAAYSEVSGDRAALAEAKKLYALIDNLEGKLEPKIDPATREFRGHSMTMMQISLNQIMRQADPESAGKYTARIDRQIDELFRYFVKPDLKALLETVGPEGEMSEGPEGRCVNPGHAIETAWFILEEAKYRNDKDLMEKTLPILQWSLDLGWDKEYGGLFSFVDIGGKQPAQIEWDMKYWWPHCETIYALLLAYEMTGRDVYEQWFKKVHDYTWSHFPDREKGEWFGYLRRDGSVQVDLKGNHYKGPFHIPRFLMKTYKLLEEMAK; encoded by the coding sequence ATGGATTCAAATACAATCGGAGAGCTGAAAGATTTTTATTATACGGAACTGATAGAAGACGTCGTCCCCTTCTGGGAGCGGAACTCTGTCGACCATGAATACGGGGGATTTATGGATTTCCTGGACAGAGAGGGAAAACCTCTTTCCACCGATAAAGGGGGATGGGTCCAGGGGCGGGCCGTCTGGATTTTCTCCACTTTATACAAAGAGATAGAACCGAAAAAGGAATGGCTGGAAGCAGCGGAAAAAGGTGTTCGCTTTATCCGGGAGCACCTGATCAGAAAGGAGGACGGCCGGGTTTATTTCGAGGTGACCAGAGAGGGGAAACCCCTTGTTATGCGCCGTTACCTTTTTTCAGAAATGTTTGCCGCCATAGGCCTGGCCGCCTACAGCGAAGTTTCCGGAGACCGGGCCGCGCTGGCAGAAGCGAAAAAGCTCTATGCCCTTATTGATAATCTGGAAGGGAAACTGGAGCCGAAAATCGATCCCGCAACCCGAGAGTTCCGCGGGCACTCCATGACTATGATGCAGATAAGTCTCAATCAGATCATGCGGCAGGCCGATCCTGAAAGCGCCGGGAAATACACAGCCAGAATTGATAGACAGATAGACGAGCTGTTCAGGTATTTCGTCAAACCGGACCTGAAAGCCCTGCTGGAAACTGTCGGTCCTGAAGGGGAGATGAGCGAAGGGCCCGAGGGAAGATGCGTCAACCCGGGCCATGCCATCGAAACGGCCTGGTTTATACTGGAGGAAGCGAAATACCGGAACGACAAAGATTTGATGGAGAAAACGCTTCCCATTCTCCAGTGGTCTCTCGATCTGGGATGGGATAAAGAGTATGGAGGTTTATTCTCCTTTGTCGATATCGGGGGAAAACAGCCGGCCCAGATAGAATGGGACATGAAGTACTGGTGGCCCCACTGCGAAACAATTTACGCTTTGCTTCTAGCTTATGAAATGACAGGCCGCGACGTTTATGAACAGTGGTTTAAGAAAGTTCATGACTACACCTGGTCTCACTTCCCCGACCGGGAGAAAGGCGAGTGGTTCGGCTACCTGAGACGGGACGGTTCGGTTCAGGTGGACCTGAAGGGGAACCACTACAAAGGGCCTTTTCATATCCCCCGCTTTCTGATGAAAACCTATAAGCTTCTGGAGGAAATGGCGAAATGA